A window of the Vigna angularis cultivar LongXiaoDou No.4 chromosome 3, ASM1680809v1, whole genome shotgun sequence genome harbors these coding sequences:
- the LOC108324768 gene encoding amine oxidase [copper-containing] alpha 2, peroxisomal — translation MKLLVFLFLITLFISCTTSASTNKHPLDPLTPSEFKLVRTTVQKTYKASSPTLTFQYIGLDEPDKALVLSWESSKAKTKAAKVPPRRALVIARFKKQTLEISVDLSKGSIVSTKVYSGQGFPMITFDEQDAVVELPFKYKPFVESVQKRDLNISDVVCSTASVGWYGEIKSKRTLKLQCFYTKGSSNLFARPLEGITVVADLDERKIVEYFDNFNIPVPKAEDTEYVATKQKPPFGPTLMGAAFVQPNGPGFKIDGHSISWANWKFHVGYDVRAGPMISLASIYDLQQQRYRRVLYRGYISEFFVPYMDPTANWYFKTFLDSGEFGFGQSMVSLEPLADCPANAAFLDAYFAGEDGVPVKISNAICIFERYAGDIMWRHTESELHDEEIREVRLDASLVVRTVSTVGNYDYIIDWEFKPSGSIKMGVGLTGILGIKGTSYTHVDQIKENVFGTLLSDNTIGVHHDHYITYHLDLDIDGEANSFMKTNLETVTVRDESSRRKSYWSVVREIGKTEADGRIKVGLKASELAIVNPNKQTKAGNKIGYRLFPGTVAHPLLLSDDYPQIRGGFTNYNVFVTPYNKSEKWAGGLYADQSRGEDTLAVWSLRNRSIENKDIVLWHTVGIHHVPCQEDYPIMPTLSGGFEIRPTNFFERNPVLKAKTPKPMRFPKCNSQP, via the exons ATGAAGCTGCTGGTTTTCTTATTTCTGATAACCCTCTTCATCTCTTGCACTACTTCAGCATCCACCAATAAACACCCCTTAGACCCTTTAACCCCATCTGAGTTCAAGTTGGTTAGAACCACAGTCCAAAAAACATACAAAGCTTCATCCCCCACACTAACCTTTCAATACATTGGCTTGGACGAGCCAGACAAAGCGTTAGTCCTATCATGGGAATCTTCAAAAGCCAAAACCAAAGCCGCGAAAGTACCACCTCGTCGTGCTTTAGTCATTGCCCGTTTCAAAAAACAAACCCTTGAGATCAGTGTTGACTTGTCGAAAGGGTCCATTGTCTCCACCAAAGTGTACAGTGGGCAAGGCTTCCCTATGATCACGTTTGATGAGCAAGACGCTGTTGTGGAGCTTCCTTTTAAGTATAAACCCTTCGTGGAGTCAGTGCAGAAAAGGGACCTTAATATATCCGATGTTGTGTGCTCAACAGCCTCGGTCGGTTGGTATGGAGAGATAAAGAGCAAACGGACACTGAAGCTGCAGTGCTTTTACACGAAAGGGTCTTCTAACTTGTTTGCAAGACCGTTGGAGGGTATTACAGTGGTTGCTGATCTTGATGAGAGAAAGATAGTTGAATATTTTGACAACTTTAATATTCCTGTGCCCAAGGCCGAGGACACTGAATACGTAGCTACAAAGCAAAAGCCACCATTTGGACCAACGTTGATGGGAGCAGCTTTTGTGCAACCAAACGGACCGGGATTCAAGATCGATGGCCATTCTATCAG TTGGGCAAACTGGAAGTTCCATGTGGGATATGATGTTCGAGCTGGGCCAATGATCTCCCTGGCATCGATTTATGATCTTCAACAGCAAAGGTATCGCCGAGTGTTATACAGAGGATATATATCAGAGTTCTTTGTGCCATATATGGACCCAACTGCAAATTGGTACTTCAAGACCTTTCTTGACAGTGGTGAATTCGGGTTTGGCCAATCCATGGTGTCACTTGAACCTTTGGCCGATTGCCCAGCCAATGCTGCATTTTTGGATGCATATTTTGCAGGAGAAGATGGTGTACCAGTCAAAATTTCTAATGCAATTTGTATCTTTGAGAGGTATGCTGGGGATATCATGTGGCGTCACACAGAATCAGAACTCCACGATGAGGAG ATAAGGGAGGTTAGGCTTGATGCGAGCCTGGTGGTGAGAACTGTCTCAACTGTGGGCAACTATGATTATATCATAGATTGGGAGTTCAAGCCAAGTGGTTCCATAAAAATGGGG GTTGGTCTGACAGGAATTTTGGGTATCAAAGGAACATCATACACCCATGTGGATCAAATTAAGGAGAATGTGTTTGGCACATTGCTGTCAGACAACACGATTGGTGTGCACCATGATCATTATATCACATATCACCTTGATCTTGACATTGATGGGGAAGCAAACTCTTTTATGAAGACCAATTTGGAGACCGTGACAGTAAGGGATGAGAGTTCACGAAGGAAAAGTTACTGGTCTGTGGTGCGTGAAATTGGTAAGACAGAGGCTGATGGTCGAATCAAAGTTGGTTTGAAGGCATCTGAACTAGCAATTGTAAATCCCAATAAGCAAACAAAGGCTGGAAACAAGATAGGGTACCGTTTGTTCCCAGGAACAGTGGCTCACCCACTTTTGCTCAGTGATGATTATCCACAAATAAGAGGTGGCTTCACCAATTATAATGTGTTTGTAACACCGTATAACAAGTCTGAGAAATGGGCAGGGGGGCTATATGCTGATCAGAGCAGAGGAGAAGACACTTTAGCTGTTTGGAGTCTGAG GAATAGGAGCATTGAAAATAAGGATATAGTTCTGTGGCATACGGTGGGGATTCATCATGTGCCATGTCAGGAAGATTATCCTATTATGCCAACACTGAGTGGTGGATTTGAGATAAGGCCAACCAATTTCTTTGAGAGAAATCCGGTTCTTAAAGCCAAAACTCCAAAACCTATGCGTTTCCCCAAGTGCAACTCTCAACCCTAA